The following proteins come from a genomic window of Kitasatospora sp. NBC_01246:
- a CDS encoding helix-turn-helix domain-containing protein has product MSTPTPNEARVIPLRPPVSPGPGAAARPPHRQAGVPPTPAPREPLWRDLVGDALRRERLAQERTLKDVAEAARISVPYLSELERGRKEASSEVLAAAARSLGLGLADLLSLAQDELARGELARGGRGRVAHGSVGHGSVGHGSVGRGRVSSPSRHDGLCLAA; this is encoded by the coding sequence GTGAGCACTCCTACGCCGAACGAAGCCCGCGTCATCCCGCTGCGCCCGCCGGTCTCACCCGGCCCCGGTGCGGCGGCCCGCCCCCCGCATCGGCAGGCGGGGGTCCCCCCGACCCCCGCGCCCCGGGAACCCCTGTGGCGCGACCTCGTCGGCGACGCGCTGCGGCGCGAGCGGCTGGCCCAGGAGCGGACGTTGAAGGACGTCGCGGAGGCGGCCCGGATCTCGGTGCCGTACCTGTCGGAGCTGGAACGCGGACGGAAGGAGGCCTCCTCCGAGGTGCTCGCGGCCGCCGCCCGCTCCCTGGGCCTCGGCCTCGCCGACCTGCTCTCGCTCGCCCAGGACGAGCTGGCCCGGGGCGAGCTGGCCCGGGGCGGGCGCGGCCGGGTGGCGCACGGCTCGGTGGGTCACGGCTCGGTGGGTCACGGCTCGGTGGGCCGGGGGCGGGTGTCGTCCCCGTCGCGCCACGACGGTCTCTGCCTCGCGGCCTGA
- a CDS encoding SGNH/GDSL hydrolase family protein encodes MVELSTGPMTWVMAGDSITQAVLHTHGARGWVEHVHERVGWQLDRLTDIVVNTGVSAWRATDVLGAYDHLIGRFAPDVLSISLGTNDARAGLDGLAEFHASMREIIARTDGAQIVLHTPLVVSRAGRAARAELPAYCQAVREIAADTGALLVDHEAYWLAHFPDSEPIAWLDDPAHPNAVGHRHMADLTLRTLGLGELTEL; translated from the coding sequence ATGGTCGAACTGTCCACCGGACCGATGACCTGGGTGATGGCCGGCGACAGCATCACCCAGGCCGTCCTGCACACGCACGGCGCCCGCGGGTGGGTGGAGCACGTGCACGAACGCGTCGGCTGGCAGCTCGACCGGCTGACCGACATCGTGGTCAACACCGGGGTGTCCGCCTGGCGCGCCACCGACGTCCTCGGCGCGTACGACCACCTCATCGGCCGGTTCGCCCCCGACGTGCTGTCCATCTCCCTGGGCACCAACGACGCCCGCGCCGGGCTCGACGGACTCGCCGAGTTCCACGCGTCGATGCGCGAGATCATCGCCAGGACCGACGGTGCCCAGATCGTGCTGCACACGCCCCTCGTGGTCAGCCGGGCCGGACGCGCCGCCCGCGCCGAACTGCCCGCCTACTGCCAGGCGGTGCGCGAGATCGCCGCGGACACCGGGGCCCTGCTGGTCGACCACGAGGCCTACTGGCTCGCCCACTTCCCCGACAGCGAGCCGATCGCCTGGCTCGACGACCCCGCGCACCCCAACGCCGTCGGCCACCGGCACATGGCCGACCTCACGCTCCGCACCCTGGGCCTGGGCGAACTCACCGAGCTGTGA
- a CDS encoding DoxX family protein, with translation MSDITTLTAPDVTTTARSGRAMAGVVLALRVLLALFFALASALPKLLALPAATEVFDAIGAGHWFMYLTGLVELAGAVGLLVRRLAGPAAMALIVFLAFAFVTQLTAMHGENAGTPFVFMVPLAVIAWNRRAGTVGLLARRP, from the coding sequence ATGTCCGACATCACCACCCTCACCGCCCCTGACGTGACGACCACCGCGAGGTCCGGCAGGGCCATGGCCGGTGTGGTCCTGGCTTTGCGGGTGCTGCTCGCCCTCTTCTTCGCCCTGGCCAGCGCGCTCCCGAAGCTGCTCGCACTGCCCGCCGCGACGGAGGTCTTCGACGCGATCGGTGCGGGCCACTGGTTCATGTACCTGACCGGGCTGGTGGAACTGGCCGGCGCGGTCGGCCTGCTGGTCCGCCGCCTGGCCGGGCCGGCCGCCATGGCGCTGATCGTCTTCCTGGCGTTCGCGTTCGTCACCCAGCTCACCGCGATGCACGGCGAGAACGCCGGGACGCCGTTCGTCTTCATGGTGCCGCTGGCCGTCATCGCCTGGAACCGGCGCGCCGGGACGGTCGGGCTGCTCGCCCGCCGGCCGTGA
- a CDS encoding S-methyl-5'-thioadenosine phosphorylase, whose protein sequence is MTDDQIILPRADVGVIGGSGLYELLDDMVEVRTRTPYGEPSDALFVGEVAGRRVAFLPRHGRGHRLPPHRINYRANLWALRSLGVRQVLGPCAVGGLRPEYGPGTLLVPDQFVDRTSGRAQTYYDGLPLPDGSVPEVVHVSMADPYCPQGRRATLSAAAGAAWEPVDGGTLVVIEGPRFSTRAESRWFTANGWSVVGMTGHPEAVLARELGLCYTSVALVTDLDAGVESGEGVTHAEVLAVFARNVERLRTVLFKTIGLLPTERACPCGHALDGLTTGLPGVPGD, encoded by the coding sequence GTGACGGACGATCAGATCATCCTGCCCCGCGCGGATGTGGGGGTGATCGGCGGCTCCGGGCTCTACGAGCTGCTGGACGACATGGTCGAGGTGCGGACCCGTACCCCGTACGGCGAGCCGAGCGACGCGCTGTTCGTCGGCGAGGTGGCCGGCCGCCGGGTCGCCTTCCTGCCCCGGCACGGCCGCGGCCACCGCCTCCCGCCGCACCGGATCAACTACCGGGCCAACCTCTGGGCGCTGCGCTCGCTCGGCGTCCGCCAGGTGCTCGGGCCCTGCGCGGTGGGCGGGCTGCGGCCCGAGTACGGACCGGGGACGCTGCTGGTGCCGGACCAGTTCGTGGACCGGACCAGTGGCCGGGCGCAGACCTACTACGACGGACTGCCGCTGCCGGACGGTTCGGTGCCCGAGGTGGTGCACGTGTCGATGGCGGACCCGTACTGCCCGCAGGGGCGCCGGGCCACGCTCTCGGCGGCGGCCGGCGCCGCCTGGGAGCCCGTGGACGGCGGCACCCTGGTGGTGATCGAGGGCCCCCGCTTCTCGACCCGCGCCGAGTCCCGGTGGTTCACCGCCAACGGCTGGTCGGTGGTCGGGATGACCGGCCACCCGGAGGCCGTCCTGGCGCGCGAACTCGGCCTCTGCTACACCTCGGTGGCCCTGGTCACCGACCTCGACGCGGGGGTGGAGAGCGGCGAGGGGGTCACCCACGCGGAGGTGCTCGCCGTCTTCGCGCGCAACGTCGAGCGGCTGCGCACGGTGCTGTTCAAGACGATCGGCCTGCTGCCCACCGAGCGCGCCTGCCCGTGCGGTCACGCACTGGACGGCCTCACGACCGGTCTTCCCGGCGTACCGGGCGACTGA
- a CDS encoding ClpP family protease, with protein sequence MTPLTTAPPRADEGSRPPSRFDDHLAAQLLAQRIVLLGTEVDDVSANRVCAQLLLLSAEDPRTDICLYINSPGGSVTAGLAIYDTMRLIPNDVSTLAMGFAASMGQFLLTVGTPGKRFALPNARIMMHQPSAGIGGTAADIEIQAENLQFTKKAIERIIAEHTGQSEETITRDGDRDRWFTAEQAREYGMVDRVLESLADVRPASSRPRMGL encoded by the coding sequence ATGACTCCCCTCACCACCGCCCCGCCCCGCGCGGACGAGGGCTCCCGGCCGCCCAGCCGCTTCGACGACCACCTGGCGGCCCAACTGCTCGCCCAGCGGATCGTCCTCCTCGGCACGGAGGTCGACGACGTGTCGGCCAACCGGGTCTGCGCCCAGCTGCTGCTGCTGTCGGCGGAGGACCCGCGCACCGACATCTGCCTCTACATCAACAGCCCCGGCGGCTCGGTCACCGCGGGCCTCGCCATCTACGACACCATGCGGCTCATCCCGAACGACGTCTCCACCCTGGCGATGGGGTTCGCCGCCAGCATGGGCCAGTTCCTGCTCACCGTCGGGACGCCCGGCAAGCGGTTCGCGCTGCCGAACGCGCGGATCATGATGCACCAGCCCTCGGCGGGCATCGGCGGCACCGCCGCGGACATCGAGATCCAGGCGGAGAACCTCCAGTTCACCAAGAAGGCCATCGAGCGGATCATCGCCGAGCACACCGGGCAGAGCGAGGAGACGATCACCCGGGACGGCGACCGGGACCGCTGGTTCACGGCCGAACAGGCCCGGGAGTACGGGATGGTGGACCGGGTGCTGGAGTCGCTCGCCGACGTCCGCCCGGCCTCCTCGCGGCCGCGGATGGGGCTCTGA
- a CDS encoding ClpP family protease produces MGSYTVPYVIERTAQGERSYDVFSRLLNERIIFLGTEIDDGFANVVIAQLLHLESENPEREISLYLNSPGGSFTSLMAIYDTMTFVQAPISTFCVGQAASTAAVLLAGGDPGRRFVLQHARVLLGQPASGGRQGTVSDLSLAAKEMVRIRSQVEEVLARHTRHDVATLRADMDRDKVLSAEEAVTYGLADEVLSRRNALV; encoded by the coding sequence ATGGGGTCGTACACGGTTCCCTACGTCATCGAGCGCACCGCACAGGGCGAGCGGTCCTACGACGTCTTCAGCCGGCTGCTGAACGAGCGGATCATCTTCCTCGGCACCGAGATCGACGACGGTTTCGCCAACGTCGTCATCGCCCAGCTCCTGCACCTGGAGTCGGAGAACCCGGAGCGCGAGATCTCGCTCTACCTCAACTCGCCGGGCGGGTCCTTCACTTCACTGATGGCGATCTACGACACGATGACCTTCGTGCAGGCGCCGATCTCCACGTTCTGCGTCGGACAGGCCGCGTCGACGGCGGCGGTGCTGCTGGCCGGCGGAGACCCCGGACGGCGGTTCGTGCTCCAGCACGCACGGGTCCTGCTCGGCCAGCCGGCCAGCGGCGGCCGGCAGGGGACCGTCTCCGACCTCAGCCTCGCGGCCAAGGAGATGGTCCGCATCCGCTCCCAGGTCGAGGAGGTCCTCGCCCGGCACACGCGTCACGACGTGGCGACGCTGCGGGCGGACATGGACCGGGACAAGGTGCTCAGCGCCGAGGAGGCCGTCACCTACGGGCTCGCCGACGAGGTGCTGAGCCGGCGGAACGCGCTCGTCTGA
- a CDS encoding zinc-binding dehydrogenase, protein MKAIVISAHGGPEVLAVTELPDPVPADGEVLVRVKAFGLNHAEAYMRSGAWGPVAAVPGIECAGLVEADPSGELPVGTRVVAILGGMGRTRNGSYAELVTVPATHVVAVESGLSWADLAAVPEVYATAHSALHGNLALRPGETLLVRGATSSLGQAAVNLAVRHGADVLATTRNPDHGPLLKDLGAVDVLIDDGNLAAEVGRRGLVVDALLDIVGNSVLRDSLAAVRPRGRVCQVGFLGGFAPVADFDPMADLPGAVGLSFFGSAFVLGTPAFPLADVPLEAICAEVEAGVLKARPTRVFRFGEIVEAHRVMEAGRALGKMVVVVD, encoded by the coding sequence ATGAAGGCCATCGTCATCTCCGCCCACGGCGGCCCCGAGGTGCTCGCCGTCACCGAACTGCCCGACCCGGTACCCGCCGACGGCGAGGTCCTCGTCCGGGTCAAGGCGTTCGGTCTCAACCACGCCGAGGCGTACATGCGCAGCGGGGCCTGGGGCCCGGTGGCGGCCGTCCCCGGGATCGAGTGCGCCGGCCTCGTCGAGGCCGACCCCTCGGGCGAACTCCCCGTCGGCACCCGGGTGGTTGCGATCCTCGGCGGGATGGGGCGGACCCGCAACGGCAGCTACGCCGAATTGGTCACCGTCCCGGCCACCCATGTGGTGGCCGTGGAGTCCGGGCTCTCCTGGGCCGATCTGGCCGCCGTGCCCGAGGTGTACGCCACGGCCCACAGCGCCCTGCACGGCAACCTCGCCCTCCGGCCGGGGGAGACGCTGCTGGTCCGGGGCGCGACCTCCTCGCTCGGGCAGGCCGCCGTCAACCTCGCCGTCCGGCACGGCGCCGACGTGCTGGCCACCACGCGCAACCCGGATCACGGGCCCCTGCTCAAGGACCTCGGGGCCGTCGACGTGCTCATCGACGACGGAAACCTGGCCGCGGAGGTCGGCCGCCGGGGCCTCGTCGTCGACGCCCTGCTCGACATCGTCGGCAACAGCGTGCTGCGCGATTCGCTGGCCGCGGTCCGCCCACGGGGCCGGGTCTGCCAGGTCGGCTTCCTCGGCGGCTTCGCACCGGTGGCCGACTTCGACCCGATGGCCGACCTGCCCGGTGCGGTCGGGCTCAGCTTCTTCGGCAGCGCCTTCGTCCTGGGCACACCGGCGTTCCCGCTCGCCGACGTGCCCCTGGAGGCGATCTGCGCCGAGGTCGAGGCGGGCGTCCTGAAGGCCCGCCCGACCCGGGTCTTCCGCTTCGGTGAGATCGTCGAGGCCCATCGGGTGATGGAGGCGGGCCGGGCCCTGGGGAAGATGGTCGTCGTCGTCGACTGA
- a CDS encoding TetR/AcrR family transcriptional regulator, whose translation MPRPREFDPDAVLDQAMRRFWERGYRATSIEDLVKATGVKPGSIYSAFPGGKHALFVKSLERYSKLVVPQKLGELEAPAASVAQVRGYFDGLVRDLLSPEGRQGCLLVNTAIEKAAEDDEAAAVVRGHLARLERCMTHALENAVRRGEVRSSLDAAGSAKLLVATCQGLMVVGKANPDAAVLRAVVDNAFVALS comes from the coding sequence ATGCCCAGGCCACGTGAGTTCGACCCCGACGCCGTCCTCGATCAGGCGATGCGGCGGTTCTGGGAGCGCGGCTACCGGGCGACCTCCATCGAGGATCTGGTGAAGGCGACCGGGGTCAAGCCCGGCAGCATCTACAGCGCGTTCCCCGGGGGCAAGCACGCGCTCTTCGTGAAGTCGCTGGAGCGCTATTCGAAGCTGGTCGTCCCGCAGAAGCTCGGGGAGCTGGAGGCGCCGGCCGCGTCGGTGGCGCAGGTGCGCGGCTACTTCGACGGGCTGGTGCGCGACCTGCTCAGCCCCGAGGGGCGGCAGGGCTGCCTCCTGGTCAACACCGCCATCGAGAAGGCCGCGGAGGACGACGAGGCGGCGGCCGTCGTGCGCGGCCATCTGGCGCGCCTGGAGCGCTGCATGACCCACGCCCTGGAGAACGCCGTCCGCCGGGGCGAGGTCAGGAGCTCGCTCGACGCGGCCGGCAGCGCCAAGCTGCTGGTGGCGACCTGCCAGGGGCTGATGGTCGTCGGCAAGGCCAATCCCGACGCGGCGGTCCTGCGGGCCGTCGTCGACAACGCCTTCGTCGCGCTCTCCTGA
- a CDS encoding S8 family peptidase: protein MSPLISRRLGRPAAALAVLSALALAVPGVTAAAAPLAAAAPTAAGVPAAAGMPIAAAAPAAATAPQVAAGWAAGTRAYLVISAPADTAAARSAVTANGGTVFASYDAIGVIVAHSTSAGFATAVRGAAGVQQVGATRTSDVPADAYNPALPANPAQAATTLTESNRWDMTQIKADQAWAVSTGSATVKVGVLDTGVDDQHQDLAPNFDAADSASCAYGKADTRTGAWRDVDTHGTHVAGTIAAAKNGKGVVGVAPGVRIASVRIAEPTSTLFYAENTVCGFVWAGDHGFKVTNNSYYTDPWQFNCPDNVDQAAIIEGVKRAQEYAEGKGSLQVAAAGNSDYDLANKTTDSESPNDSTPVTRTISNACLDIPTELPGVVTVAAMGSGSAKASYSNFGKGVIDVAAPGGDGANGVYSTLPGGKYGTKSGTSMASPHVTGVAALIASADPTLTPAGIRARLATQANDVACPGSDGRCTGTTANNAFFGEGQVDALKAVGGTTTPPTGKYFENLTDAAIADNATVDSPIAVTGVTGNAPAALKVGVDIKHTYRGDLVISLVAPNGTVYLLEDFANGDSADDVAKTYTVNASASAANGTWKLRVKDGASGDTGTIDAWNLTF, encoded by the coding sequence GTGTCACCCCTGATATCCCGGCGGCTCGGTCGCCCGGCCGCCGCGCTCGCCGTCCTCTCGGCCCTGGCGCTGGCCGTCCCCGGCGTGACGGCCGCCGCCGCCCCCCTCGCGGCCGCCGCCCCCACGGCCGCCGGGGTGCCCGCCGCCGCCGGTATGCCGATCGCCGCCGCGGCGCCCGCCGCCGCCACCGCCCCGCAGGTCGCCGCCGGCTGGGCCGCCGGGACGCGCGCCTACCTGGTGATCAGCGCACCCGCCGACACCGCGGCCGCCAGGAGCGCCGTCACCGCCAACGGCGGCACGGTCTTCGCGAGCTACGACGCGATCGGCGTGATCGTGGCCCACTCCACCTCGGCCGGTTTCGCGACCGCGGTGCGCGGCGCCGCCGGTGTCCAGCAGGTCGGCGCGACCCGCACCTCCGACGTGCCAGCCGACGCCTACAACCCCGCGCTGCCCGCCAACCCTGCCCAGGCGGCCACCACCCTCACCGAGTCGAACCGCTGGGACATGACCCAGATCAAGGCCGACCAGGCGTGGGCCGTCAGCACCGGCTCCGCCACCGTCAAGGTCGGCGTCCTCGACACCGGGGTGGACGACCAGCACCAGGACCTCGCGCCGAACTTCGACGCCGCCGACTCGGCCTCCTGCGCCTACGGCAAGGCGGACACCCGCACCGGCGCCTGGCGGGACGTCGACACCCACGGCACCCACGTCGCGGGCACCATAGCGGCGGCCAAGAACGGCAAGGGCGTCGTCGGCGTCGCCCCGGGCGTGAGGATAGCCTCCGTCCGGATAGCCGAACCGACCAGCACCCTCTTCTACGCCGAGAACACCGTCTGCGGCTTCGTCTGGGCCGGTGACCACGGCTTCAAGGTGACCAACAACAGCTACTACACCGACCCGTGGCAGTTCAACTGCCCGGACAACGTCGACCAGGCGGCCATCATCGAGGGCGTCAAGCGCGCCCAGGAGTACGCCGAGGGCAAGGGCTCGCTCCAGGTCGCCGCGGCCGGCAACTCCGACTACGACCTGGCCAACAAGACGACCGACAGCGAGAGCCCGAACGACTCGACGCCGGTCACCCGGACCATCAGCAACGCCTGCCTGGACATCCCGACCGAGCTCCCCGGCGTGGTCACCGTCGCCGCCATGGGCAGCGGCAGCGCCAAGGCCTCCTACTCCAACTTCGGCAAGGGCGTCATCGACGTCGCGGCCCCCGGCGGCGACGGCGCCAACGGCGTCTACTCGACCCTGCCCGGCGGCAAGTACGGGACCAAGAGCGGCACCTCGATGGCCTCCCCGCACGTCACCGGCGTGGCCGCGCTGATCGCCAGTGCCGACCCGACGCTCACCCCGGCCGGCATCCGGGCCCGCCTCGCCACCCAGGCCAACGACGTGGCCTGCCCCGGCTCGGACGGCCGCTGCACCGGCACCACCGCGAACAACGCCTTCTTCGGCGAGGGCCAGGTCGACGCGCTGAAGGCGGTCGGCGGCACCACCACGCCGCCGACCGGCAAGTACTTCGAGAACCTGACCGACGCGGCGATCGCCGACAACGCCACGGTGGACAGCCCGATCGCCGTCACCGGCGTGACCGGCAACGCCCCCGCCGCCCTCAAGGTCGGCGTGGACATCAAGCACACCTACCGCGGTGACCTGGTGATCTCCCTGGTCGCCCCGAACGGCACGGTCTACCTGCTGGAGGACTTCGCGAACGGCGACAGCGCCGACGACGTCGCCAAGACGTACACCGTGAACGCCTCCGCGAGCGCGGCGAACGGCACCTGGAAGCTCCGGGTCAAGGACGGCGCCTCCGGCGACACCGGCACGATCGACGCCTGGAACCTCACCTTCTGA
- a CDS encoding molybdopterin-dependent oxidoreductase, with protein sequence MDSKHPGARRRPRLALPPPPASLRRGPFRDGVFRSALHEPRTAVVLGRWLGAALVVCFLTGLLSHLLQDPTGRLAGLLPARPVNGYRVTQGLHVAGGIAAVPLLGAKLWTVYPRLFEWPPARSAAHALERLGIAVLVAALLLELFTGLLNTLQWYPWPFPFRQTHFWVGWLATGGLLVHLAAKAPLIARNWRRPRLTVPGRRAFLTSVAAAVGAVTLTTAGQSVPWLRPLNLLAPRRPDLGPQGLPVNRTAAQAGTVEVPAGWRLRVDGPRPYEIGLDELARLPQHEAVLPIACVEGWSASARWGGVRVAELMARAGAPAGSAVRVTSLEEEGPYRVMEMPAQYVDDPLTLLALRVDGETLDADHGFPARVIAPNRPGVLQTKWVARLEVSR encoded by the coding sequence GTGGATTCCAAGCACCCCGGCGCCCGGCGCCGCCCCCGCCTCGCCCTCCCGCCGCCGCCCGCGTCCCTGCGCCGCGGCCCGTTCCGGGACGGCGTCTTCCGCTCGGCCCTGCACGAGCCGCGCACCGCCGTCGTCCTCGGCCGGTGGCTGGGCGCCGCACTGGTGGTCTGCTTCCTGACCGGTCTCCTCAGCCACCTGCTCCAGGACCCGACGGGCCGGCTCGCCGGCCTGCTGCCCGCGCGCCCGGTGAACGGCTACCGCGTCACCCAGGGACTGCACGTCGCCGGCGGGATCGCCGCCGTCCCGCTGCTCGGGGCCAAGCTCTGGACGGTCTACCCGCGGTTGTTCGAGTGGCCGCCGGCCCGGAGCGCGGCGCACGCGCTGGAGCGGCTGGGCATCGCCGTCCTGGTGGCCGCCCTGCTGCTGGAACTGTTCACCGGCCTGCTGAACACCCTCCAGTGGTACCCGTGGCCGTTCCCGTTCCGGCAGACCCACTTCTGGGTCGGCTGGCTGGCCACCGGCGGCCTGCTGGTCCACCTCGCGGCCAAGGCGCCGCTGATCGCCCGGAACTGGCGCCGGCCCCGGCTCACCGTCCCCGGGCGGCGCGCCTTCCTGACCTCGGTCGCCGCGGCGGTCGGCGCGGTGACGCTCACCACGGCCGGGCAGAGCGTGCCCTGGCTGCGCCCGCTGAACCTGCTGGCGCCGCGCCGGCCCGACCTGGGCCCGCAGGGGCTCCCGGTGAACCGCACCGCCGCGCAGGCCGGGACGGTGGAGGTGCCCGCCGGCTGGCGGCTGCGGGTGGACGGCCCCCGGCCGTACGAGATCGGTCTCGACGAACTGGCCCGGCTCCCCCAGCACGAGGCGGTCCTGCCGATCGCCTGTGTGGAGGGCTGGAGCGCGAGCGCCCGCTGGGGCGGCGTCCGGGTGGCCGAGCTGATGGCCCGGGCCGGTGCGCCGGCCGGCTCCGCCGTGCGGGTCACCTCGCTGGAGGAGGAGGGCCCCTACCGGGTGATGGAGATGCCCGCGCAGTACGTCGACGACCCGCTCACCCTGCTCGCCCTCCGGGTCGACGGCGAGACGCTGGACGCCGACCACGGCTTCCCCGCGCGCGTCATCGCGCCGAACCGCCCCGGCGTGCTGCAGACCAAGTGGGTCGCCCGGCTGGAGGTGTCCCGATGA
- a CDS encoding bestrophin-like domain, with the protein MSNLLQTLAVVLGAALVAAAIVLLKGRFFPVPEDAEPREDVAEYIAMMVGVLYALVLGLSMVSVWEIHSGALNHSQDEAGALHQTYLLADLLPPDRRDALRTTATAYAVQVVHAEWPRMAAREPLGPDGWGLLNQLRTVSQASSQDDTPTQQNASQEMLAVLTTLDDARRGREASAMSSLSTVLWVGLVIGGTLTVAFMFLFGIKRSATHVVMVMGLTGLIAFTILLIQQLDAPFDGFLAVTPQAFTRYFPFV; encoded by the coding sequence GTGTCGAACCTGCTGCAGACACTCGCCGTCGTCCTGGGCGCCGCCCTGGTGGCCGCCGCCATCGTCCTGCTGAAGGGGCGCTTCTTCCCCGTCCCCGAGGACGCCGAGCCGCGCGAGGACGTCGCCGAGTACATCGCGATGATGGTCGGCGTCCTGTACGCGCTGGTGCTCGGCCTCTCGATGGTCTCGGTCTGGGAGATCCACAGCGGCGCCCTCAACCACTCCCAGGACGAGGCCGGCGCCCTCCACCAGACCTACCTGCTCGCCGACCTCCTGCCGCCGGACCGCCGCGACGCGCTGCGCACCACGGCCACCGCCTACGCCGTCCAGGTCGTGCACGCCGAGTGGCCGCGGATGGCGGCGCGCGAGCCGCTCGGCCCGGACGGCTGGGGGCTGCTGAACCAGCTGCGGACGGTCAGTCAGGCCTCCTCGCAGGACGACACGCCCACGCAGCAGAACGCCTCGCAGGAGATGCTCGCCGTCCTCACCACCCTCGACGACGCCCGCCGGGGCCGGGAGGCGTCGGCGATGAGCAGCCTCTCCACGGTGCTCTGGGTCGGGCTGGTCATCGGCGGCACACTCACGGTGGCGTTCATGTTCCTGTTCGGCATCAAGCGCAGCGCCACCCACGTGGTGATGGTGATGGGTCTGACCGGGCTGATCGCCTTCACCATCCTGCTGATCCAGCAGCTCGACGCGCCCTTCGACGGCTTCCTCGCCGTCACTCCGCAGGCCTTCACGCGGTACTTCCCGTTCGTCTGA
- a CDS encoding AAA family ATPase — protein sequence MDRPTTPGGRTAVRQGAQTAMEPRGLVDLRDAAGESFTVRYPPGAVVVVSGLPGSGKSTLLRRWSDRSGAAATVDPRAVHEACAAVMPAALPYAVYRPWARIEHFRLLRASVRRGGPLLVHDCGSRAWMRRWLSGVAARQGRELHLVLLDVGAVTALAGQRERGRWAPRRAFARHRRGLDRLLAAFTRHAAGAAGTPTPEAASVLLLDRVSRERAEAVRFGPAEPAR from the coding sequence ATGGACAGGCCGACCACGCCGGGCGGGCGGACCGCGGTACGGCAGGGGGCGCAGACAGCGATGGAACCGCGGGGCCTGGTCGATCTCAGGGACGCGGCCGGTGAGTCCTTCACCGTCCGCTACCCGCCGGGCGCGGTCGTGGTGGTCTCCGGACTCCCCGGCAGCGGCAAGAGCACCCTGCTGCGCCGCTGGTCGGACCGGAGCGGGGCGGCCGCCACCGTCGATCCCCGGGCCGTGCACGAGGCCTGCGCGGCGGTGATGCCGGCCGCCCTGCCGTACGCGGTCTACCGGCCGTGGGCCCGGATCGAGCACTTCCGCCTGCTGCGCGCCTCCGTCCGCCGGGGCGGTCCGCTGCTGGTGCACGACTGCGGCAGCCGGGCCTGGATGCGCCGCTGGTTGTCCGGCGTCGCCGCCCGTCAGGGCCGTGAACTGCACCTCGTCCTGCTGGACGTCGGCGCCGTCACCGCGCTCGCCGGTCAGCGGGAGCGCGGGCGCTGGGCCCCGCGCCGGGCCTTCGCCCGCCACCGCCGGGGCCTCGACCGGTTGCTGGCGGCCTTCACCCGGCACGCCGCGGGCGCGGCCGGCACGCCCACCCCGGAGGCCGCCTCGGTGCTGCTGCTGGACCGGGTCTCCCGGGAACGCGCGGAGGCCGTCCGCTTCGGCCCGGCCGAGCCGGCCCGGTAG
- a CDS encoding thioesterase II family protein has product MARSTATESPWFRRFHSHDTAPARVVCFPHAGGSASYFLDYATALAPYADVLAVQYPGRQDRFGEPGIDSVTGLADRVYEALLPWTDLPLTFFGHSMGAAVCFEVARRFEAAGAAGPAHLFVSGSRAPSRPRESAVYRLPDDELLAEVSELGGTDARVLADPELRAVILPALRSDYTAIETYRCAPDAVVSPPVTALTGDADPRVSLDEAGGWARHTTGAFELEVFPGGHFYLAEQRDAVLEVVTARLRG; this is encoded by the coding sequence ATGGCCCGCAGTACCGCCACCGAGAGCCCGTGGTTCCGCCGGTTCCACTCCCACGACACGGCGCCCGCCCGGGTCGTCTGCTTCCCGCACGCGGGCGGGTCGGCGAGCTACTTCCTCGACTACGCGACCGCCCTCGCGCCGTACGCCGACGTGCTCGCCGTCCAGTACCCCGGCCGGCAGGACCGCTTCGGCGAGCCCGGGATCGACTCCGTCACCGGTCTCGCCGACCGGGTGTACGAGGCACTGCTGCCCTGGACCGACCTGCCGCTGACCTTCTTCGGGCACAGCATGGGCGCGGCCGTCTGCTTCGAGGTGGCGCGCCGCTTCGAAGCGGCCGGCGCGGCCGGCCCGGCCCACCTGTTCGTCTCCGGCAGCCGCGCGCCCTCCCGGCCCCGGGAGTCGGCGGTGTACCGGCTCCCGGACGACGAGCTGCTCGCCGAGGTGTCCGAGCTCGGCGGCACCGACGCACGGGTCCTCGCCGACCCGGAGCTGCGGGCCGTCATCCTGCCGGCGCTGCGCAGCGACTACACCGCGATCGAGACGTACCGGTGCGCGCCGGACGCCGTGGTGTCGCCGCCGGTGACCGCGCTGACCGGGGACGCGGACCCGCGGGTCTCGCTGGACGAGGCCGGCGGCTGGGCCCGCCACACCACCGGCGCCTTCGAGCTGGAGGTGTTCCCGGGCGGCCATTTCTACTTGGCCGAACAGCGGGACGCGGTGCTGGAGGTGGTGACCGCGCGGCTCCGGGGGTGA